The genome window ACCGAGGGCGGGGTGTCTCGCTGGGGTCCGGCGGGCACGGAGCACCCGCGGCGGGCGAGCCTGCCGAAGAGCGTAAGCCCCATCGGCGTGAAGGACGCCGGGCTCGCGAGCGCCGAGAGGACGCCAAGAGCAACGCGCCCACCGAGGAAGCGAATGAAGACGCTCCACCGGTCATCCCTGACCCGCCGAAGGCGCCTCCCCCTCCCCCTTCGGTCAAGGCCAAAACCCTGCGCGAAGCCGTCCAGCTGCCCGCACTGGGAACACAGCCTTGAGCCTATCAAACGGCGCGTGCGACCGTCACCGCTGACACCTCACGGGCGCCGGCCTCGAGGAGGGTCGTTGCACACGCCACCAAGGTGGCCCCGGTGGTGAGTACGTCATCGATTAGCACCACGGGGCGGCCCCGAATACGGTCCGGCCGATTGACCGAGAAGGCGCCTTCGGACCGCGCCCAGCGGGCGGCAATTCCACCCACACCGGCCCCCCGAGAGGGGCGATGCCGGGTGAGCCCGTCGCAGAGCCAGGAGGGGCGCTCGGACCTTTCGAGCTGGCGGAGCGCAAACCGGGCAAGCTCACTGGCTTGGTTGTATCCGCGGACCCGCAGGCGCGAGCCGTGAAGCGGCACCGGGACGAGGCCCACGTCCGGGCCCAGGCCACGCAGACCCGCCAGCACGAACTGCGACAAAGGGCGCCCCAAATCGAGTCGACCATGCTTGAACCGCAGGATGGCGGATACGAGAGCGCCGCCGTATTGCGCGCCTGACCAGGTGCGCGCGAGGGGCCAGCCCGAGGGGCAGCGTTGGCACACCTGCCCGGGGAGCTGGGGCAGCGCACACCGGGGGCAAGCTCCATCGAGCGCGAGCAACGACACCTGGCACGTCTCGCAAAATCCGGTGGTTGGCGGGACGAAGGCGTCGCAACCGGCACAGCGGGAAGGCCAGAGCAACTCGGCCGAGGCCTCGAGTCCCTGATGGGCCACGCGCACCAGCCAGGACGACCAACACGCAATCGGAGCATGCATGTCGGGCTTATCGCGGGCGCGCGAGCGAAAGTTGCGTAGCGATGTCCCGGCGGGCTTGCCACGCGATCCCCAGATCTCGGGTACGCCTTCACGGGGTGCGTGGATGGATCAAAACGAGGTCGGGGACTGGGTACGCCCCCGGGCGATCCAAGGAGAAGCCCGGCAGCTGCACGTAGAGCTGAGAGGAGGGGCCGCCGTCGAGCAAGAGCGCCGCCTGAAACTCCTCCAGCCGCGCGAGTGCGGCTGCCAGGGCCCCGGCCTCGACGGGCACGCGTGTCGAAACGAAGGTCAAGAGACGGCCCGTCGGGTCGACGGCCACGGCGCTTCGGTATGCCAGTTGGGGTTTGAGTTGCGTCGGTTTGCCGTCGACGAGCAGACGTGGCCCTACCTGGATGGCGGCGTCCACGGCCGCTTTGGGGTTGTGATCGCGGGAGTGAACGATGCGCGCGCGCCGCTCTGCGAGCGCGAGTACACCCCAGTCGACGCGGGGGCGCAGTGGGATTTTGGTTTCGCCATGGGAAACGCGTAGGCCCAACGAGCGCCACTGGGGGTCGAAGAAGCCTCCGTTGATCGCCAAGACAGAGCCGAAGCGTGAGGCGGCCCCTGCCGCCGTCGAGGCGTGCGCCTGCCCCAGGACCTCCACCCGCAGCTCGAAGAGATCGAGGTCGAAGCGCAGCAGATCCGCCTTCACATCTCTCGCGTCGAGGCGTCGATGGTGCACGCCCGGCGCCACCGGCTGCCACGTGGGTCTCTGCGCCCCCCCAAAAAAGAGCGCGAGGCCCAGCACGAGGCAGAGCGCCCCTGCCCAAAGTACAGGGCTGACCCACAGGGTCATCTGACTTCGTGACGGTGGCACGCCCCCCATCCTACCAGGGCCGAGCGGGCGTTTCGTCGGGGAGGGGGCGTGATTACTGATAGAGCTTGTCGAGCTCACGCCGGTATCTCTCCGAAACGACCTTGCGCTTTACTTTGAGGCTGGGGGTCAACTCTCCGCCCTGCTCCGTGAAGTCGATGGGCAAAACCACGTGGTGCCTGATGGTCTCGAAGCTGGCCAGGCTCTCGTTGACTGAGGCCACCGCGCGGCGGATCTCGGCTTGCACTTGTGGGTCCACGGAAGCCTTGGCCGAGTCGCCGGCAAAGCGTTTGGCGGTCTCCTCGCTCACGGTCAACAAGGCCACACAGTAGGGGCGCTTGTCGCCATAAACCATGGCCTGCCCGATGCTGGCAGATTCTGCCTTGAGGGCGTTCTCCAACGGCTGGGGAGCCACTTTCTTGCCCCCGGCAAGGACGATCAGGTCCTTTTTTCTATCGGTGATTCTGAGAAAACCGTCCTCGAGCAGCCCGACGTCGCCCGTATGGAACCAGCCGTCCGGGTCGATGGCCTCGCGGGTGGCTTCGGGGTCTTGGTGGTAGGACTTGAAGACCGAAGGTCCCCGGAGGAGGATCTCACCGTCCTCGGCGATCCGGCAGGTGATCACGTCGATGGCGGGGCCGACGGTACCGAAGCGAAAGCGGTCGGGCCGGTTCACGAACGCAGCGGACATGGTCTCGGTAAGGCCGTAGCCCTCGAGAATCAGCAGCCCTACCCCCAGGAAAAAGGCTGCAATCTCGGGAGCCAGCGGTGCGCCTCCACTGATGAGGAATCGGCATCGGTCGAGGCCGAGCTTGTGGCGCAGCTGCGAAAACACGAGGCGGTCGGCCAGCGAGCCGAGGAGTCCCTCACCGGGCTCGCCGCGCCTGCGGGCTTCAGCGCGCCGCTGCCCGATCTCGAACGCCCATGTGAGCGCGGCCTTGCGCGCAGGCGAACCCATCCGGAGCGAAGACTGGATGCCGCTGTGAAACTTTT of Myxococcales bacterium contains these proteins:
- a CDS encoding long-chain fatty acid--CoA ligase; this translates as MASGEVRTFGTAHALWASICARYASRPAFRHRTPSGWVTTTYSEAHVVAQEIAGGLCALGLVPGDRVCILSETRLEWMLADIACVLAGAVSVPVYPSATPEQTRFVAVHSGARFAIAEDAAQLEKLLPEVKRGLTVVYIADDTRRTRGDTRGRPRLEVAALLETAGEARARVLDLATLRQRGRQFRLEHPDELTQRGEASTPQAPFTIIYTSGTTGQPKGVVIENEVFTSSLASACRALTIREDDEQYLFLPLAHVLGREMAWASPFFGAVTSFSEGLAKIRDNLLEIRPTFMAGVPRIFEKFHSGIQSSLRMGSPARKAALTWAFEIGQRRAEARRRGEPGEGLLGSLADRLVFSQLRHKLGLDRCRFLISGGAPLAPEIAAFFLGVGLLILEGYGLTETMSAAFVNRPDRFRFGTVGPAIDVITCRIAEDGEILLRGPSVFKSYHQDPEATREAIDPDGWFHTGDVGLLEDGFLRITDRKKDLIVLAGGKKVAPQPLENALKAESASIGQAMVYGDKRPYCVALLTVSEETAKRFAGDSAKASVDPQVQAEIRRAVASVNESLASFETIRHHVVLPIDFTEQGGELTPSLKVKRKVVSERYRRELDKLYQ
- a CDS encoding phosphodiester glycosidase family protein, with translation MPPSRSQMTLWVSPVLWAGALCLVLGLALFFGGAQRPTWQPVAPGVHHRRLDARDVKADLLRFDLDLFELRVEVLGQAHASTAAGAASRFGSVLAINGGFFDPQWRSLGLRVSHGETKIPLRPRVDWGVLALAERRARIVHSRDHNPKAAVDAAIQVGPRLLVDGKPTQLKPQLAYRSAVAVDPTGRLLTFVSTRVPVEAGALAAALARLEEFQAALLLDGGPSSQLYVQLPGFSLDRPGAYPVPDLVLIHPRTP
- a CDS encoding ComF family protein; translation: MHAPIACWSSWLVRVAHQGLEASAELLWPSRCAGCDAFVPPTTGFCETCQVSLLALDGACPRCALPQLPGQVCQRCPSGWPLARTWSGAQYGGALVSAILRFKHGRLDLGRPLSQFVLAGLRGLGPDVGLVPVPLHGSRLRVRGYNQASELARFALRQLERSERPSWLCDGLTRHRPSRGAGVGGIAARWARSEGAFSVNRPDRIRGRPVVLIDDVLTTGATLVACATTLLEAGAREVSAVTVARAV